The genomic segment GGGCCGAGAATACCGAAGATTTCCTGCGGGAAGACATCAAAGCTGACGCCGTCAACGGCGAGAAGACCGTTGTAGCGTTTGGAGAGATTTTGCACTTTGAGAACAGGTTCCATCAAGTTACTTCAGTTTCAACGGATTATCCAAATCAAGGCGACGCTGTGAAAGCGTGACATACTTCTCGCTCACTTCGTACCCCACGTATGAACGGCCGCATTGCTTCGCCGCCAGACATGTTGTGCCGCTGCCGCAGAACGGGTCTAGCACAACATCGCCTGCAAACGTGTACAACTCGATCAGGCGTCGCGGCAGCTCAACGGGAAACGGCGCTGGATGCCCGACACGTTTCGCCCGTTCTGCAGGGAATTGCCAGACACTTTTGGTGAATTCAAGGAACTCACCTTTCTTGATTGTATTCTGCTTCTCTCCCTTTGTCCGTGAGTAGTTCCCTTTGGAGAAGATGAGAATGTATTCATGAATGTCGCGCAACGTCGGATTGCTGGCGGATTGCCAGCTTCCCCACGCCGTGGATGGACTTGCGCTCGATGCTTTGTCCCAGATGATCTCTCCCCTCATCTTGTATCCAATTTCCTGCATATCATGAATAATGTAGGCGTGCAGCGGGAT from the Bacteroidota bacterium genome contains:
- a CDS encoding site-specific DNA-methyltransferase, producing the protein MKGKKKHNRTATATSAFGTAGRIGHDASKFYASKLYDGLRSEENGAQDENPVPAALRDTIICGSSERMDDLPDNCIHVMITSPPYNVTKEYDNDLTLDEYRQLLKRVFAETYRVLVDGGRACINVANLGRKPYIPLHAYIIHDMQEIGYKMRGEIIWDKASSASPSTAWGSWQSASNPTLRDIHEYILIFSKGNYSRTKGEKQNTIKKGEFLEFTKSVWQFPAERAKRVGHPAPFPVELPRRLIELYTFAGDVVLDPFCGSGTTCLAAKQCGRSYVGYEVSEKYVTLSQRRLDLDNPLKLK